One genomic window of Sphingobacterium oryzagri includes the following:
- a CDS encoding thioredoxin family protein, with amino-acid sequence MLQELENDSLQAVVESNDTVMVQFSASWCGNCRIMKPKFKKLASENENLSFVIVDAEKFPESRKLANVNNLPTFAAFKNGKLINQVQTNKIDGLIDLLNEVTSN; translated from the coding sequence ATGTTACAAGAATTAGAAAACGACTCTTTGCAAGCTGTTGTCGAGAGCAATGATACCGTAATGGTCCAATTTTCCGCTTCATGGTGTGGTAACTGCCGCATTATGAAACCAAAGTTTAAGAAATTGGCTTCAGAAAATGAGAACTTATCATTCGTCATCGTTGATGCAGAGAAATTTCCAGAGTCAAGAAAGTTAGCAAACGTAAACAACCTACCTACATTTGCAGCCTTTAAAAACGGAAAATTGATCAATCAGGTACAAACTAATAAAATTGACGGTTTAATTGATTTACTAAATGAAGTTACCAGTAATTAA
- a CDS encoding sodium:solute symporter, with protein MSTIDWIVLFLTLLLIVAYGMYRSRGITNIEGYIVGDRQLPWYNVGLSVMATQASAITFLSAPGLAYSSGMSFVQFYFGLPLAMIVLCITFVPIFHKMQVYTAYEFLEKRFDVKTRMLTALLFLIQRGVSTGITIFAPSIILSSILGLDVTYTTLIIGTIVILYTVWGGTKAVSYTQLLQMSIIFAALLIAGVMVVYLLPENIGFSEALHIAGKSGKTNAIDWSFDLNNQYTVWTGLIGGFFLQLSYFGTDQSQVGRYLTGSSVRESRLGLLMNGLLKVPLQFCILLIGILVFTYYQFHPAPLFFNRVEVEKMENSAYQEGYQAIMLRHQAVSEQKKATVEALAEGLQSADDARVNKASKQLQEQNKQDKALRADMEKLLKQHNPKADLNDNNYIFLSFVTSTFPKGLIGLLIAVIFLASMGATASAINSLSSTTVVDIYKRFINKKGTERGYLNASRFFTLVWGVISLLVALYASQLGNLLEAVNILGSLFYGTILGIFLVAFYFKKIAGKAAFWAAILSEIVVCSIWKADIMAYLWLNLVGCVCVIAFSYAIQMLTKSKVPAV; from the coding sequence ATGAGTACTATTGACTGGATAGTACTCTTTCTCACGTTACTCCTAATTGTTGCCTATGGCATGTACAGGAGCAGAGGCATCACCAACATCGAAGGATATATTGTTGGCGATCGACAACTTCCCTGGTACAATGTTGGTCTTTCTGTAATGGCCACACAGGCCAGTGCAATTACCTTTCTTTCGGCGCCCGGCTTGGCTTACTCTTCGGGCATGAGCTTTGTTCAGTTTTATTTTGGCTTGCCCTTGGCCATGATTGTACTTTGCATCACGTTTGTTCCCATTTTTCATAAAATGCAGGTCTACACGGCCTACGAGTTTCTGGAAAAAAGATTTGATGTAAAAACCCGTATGTTAACAGCTTTGCTGTTCCTTATTCAACGCGGCGTATCGACAGGGATAACGATATTTGCACCTTCCATCATCTTATCCAGCATTCTTGGTCTCGATGTTACTTACACCACGCTGATAATAGGCACAATCGTTATTCTATACACCGTTTGGGGAGGTACAAAGGCGGTTTCTTACACACAACTGCTACAAATGTCCATTATCTTTGCGGCGTTACTGATAGCGGGCGTAATGGTGGTTTACTTACTTCCTGAAAATATTGGCTTTTCCGAAGCCTTGCACATCGCTGGTAAATCTGGCAAGACGAATGCTATCGACTGGAGTTTCGATCTCAACAATCAATATACCGTATGGACGGGTCTTATTGGTGGTTTTTTTCTTCAGCTTTCCTATTTCGGCACCGATCAAAGCCAAGTGGGTCGTTACCTAACCGGATCGTCCGTTCGCGAATCGAGACTGGGATTGCTCATGAATGGCTTGTTAAAAGTGCCGCTGCAATTTTGCATCTTATTAATCGGTATCCTCGTATTCACGTACTATCAATTTCATCCCGCTCCGCTATTTTTTAATCGGGTAGAGGTTGAAAAAATGGAAAACAGCGCATATCAGGAAGGTTATCAAGCAATCATGCTAAGGCACCAAGCCGTGAGCGAGCAAAAAAAGGCTACTGTGGAAGCATTAGCCGAAGGACTACAATCGGCCGACGATGCCCGCGTAAACAAAGCATCCAAACAACTTCAAGAACAAAATAAACAAGATAAAGCTTTACGCGCCGATATGGAAAAGTTGCTCAAGCAACATAATCCTAAAGCCGACTTAAACGATAACAATTACATTTTCCTTTCGTTCGTGACGAGTACTTTTCCAAAAGGCTTGATCGGGCTGCTGATCGCCGTTATATTTCTGGCATCGATGGGCGCAACCGCCAGTGCGATAAATTCTTTGTCGTCCACCACTGTTGTCGATATTTACAAACGCTTTATCAATAAAAAGGGAACGGAAAGAGGTTATTTAAACGCTTCGCGGTTTTTCACTTTAGTATGGGGTGTTATCAGCCTTTTAGTAGCCTTGTATGCCAGCCAATTGGGTAATTTGCTAGAAGCAGTCAATATCTTAGGTTCGCTCTTTTACGGAACTATCCTGGGCATATTTCTGGTTGCCTTTTATTTCAAAAAAATTGCTGGAAAAGCGGCATTTTGGGCAGCTATATTATCGGAAATTGTGGTGTGCAGCATTTGGAAAGCCGATATAATGGCTTATTTATGGCTGAACTTGGTGGGCTGCGTATGTGTGATCGCGTTTAGTTACGCGATCCAAATGCTTACAAAATCAAAAGTACCGGCGGTATAA
- a CDS encoding RagB/SusD family nutrient uptake outer membrane protein: protein MKKRYILPFLLLSLASCKEDFLNQLDPNAVVVEKYFETENDVLLAVNGAYQALRSGSNVGEGSTLYSEERSDNTGRDDNQSNAGEPFQFNDFSILPSNSYLKTHWTNMFDGIARCNVILSRIDQVTFSSEELKKRYLAETKFVRGLLYFHMVRKFGDLPLATVEVTSKEQANELAYRQPEAVIYQQIVADLTDALDSNLPNTQWEYAVGRTSKAAINAILGQVYLTMGTTLEGNSTENFRLAEQYLTAAYGMRTFGKLNEIPYAQVFDVANKMTCKELIFQVQYLQGDQNYSSSIARNNQARGETINSQFASTGIGGNVKQDLVKDYETGDSRKNFSIKFAAHAQVNDYFITKFRDNSDAAGSAGWGGNDWILIRYADVMLLLAEAKMHLGKDAEAIVLLDEVRERAGLATYAAARNNATYNAKYPTLKDAILHERRVELAFENHRWFDLIRNYNAQELVNYFKTKSQADYGNAQLSNITTKDRYYPIPFDEYQLDPTRMYQNPGY from the coding sequence ATGAAAAAGAGATATATATTACCCTTTCTGCTGTTAAGCCTGGCTTCTTGTAAAGAGGATTTTCTTAATCAATTAGATCCGAATGCTGTGGTGGTGGAAAAATATTTTGAAACCGAAAATGATGTTTTACTTGCCGTCAATGGCGCCTATCAAGCATTGAGATCGGGGAGCAATGTTGGCGAAGGCAGCACATTGTACAGTGAAGAACGCTCGGACAATACGGGGCGCGATGACAACCAGTCTAACGCAGGCGAACCGTTCCAATTCAACGACTTTTCTATTTTGCCAAGCAACTCCTACTTAAAAACGCATTGGACAAATATGTTTGATGGTATTGCGCGCTGCAACGTTATTTTATCGCGGATTGACCAGGTTACCTTTAGCAGCGAAGAGCTGAAAAAGCGTTACCTCGCAGAAACAAAATTTGTGCGCGGTCTACTTTATTTTCACATGGTGCGCAAGTTTGGTGATCTGCCGTTAGCAACGGTGGAGGTGACAAGCAAAGAACAAGCAAATGAATTGGCTTACAGACAGCCCGAGGCGGTAATCTACCAGCAAATCGTTGCCGATCTTACCGATGCGTTAGATAGCAATCTACCCAATACGCAGTGGGAATATGCGGTGGGCAGAACCTCAAAGGCGGCCATCAACGCGATTCTTGGACAGGTTTATTTAACAATGGGTACCACGCTCGAGGGCAATAGCACCGAAAATTTCCGACTGGCAGAGCAATACCTTACTGCGGCTTATGGGATGCGTACTTTCGGTAAGCTTAATGAAATCCCTTATGCGCAAGTGTTTGATGTGGCTAATAAGATGACGTGTAAAGAATTGATTTTTCAGGTACAATACCTGCAAGGCGATCAAAACTACAGCTCGTCTATTGCGCGTAACAATCAGGCCCGTGGCGAAACGATCAATTCGCAATTTGCCTCAACTGGTATAGGTGGCAACGTAAAGCAGGATCTTGTAAAAGATTATGAAACGGGCGATAGCCGGAAAAATTTCTCCATCAAGTTTGCTGCTCATGCACAGGTGAACGATTATTTTATCACCAAATTCAGGGATAACAGTGATGCTGCTGGTTCTGCAGGCTGGGGCGGAAACGATTGGATCTTGATTCGTTATGCCGATGTGATGCTGCTCCTGGCCGAAGCGAAAATGCATTTGGGCAAGGATGCGGAGGCTATTGTTTTATTGGATGAAGTACGCGAAAGAGCTGGTTTGGCAACCTATGCTGCCGCAAGAAACAACGCGACGTACAATGCTAAATATCCGACGTTGAAAGATGCGATTTTGCACGAACGTCGGGTAGAACTTGCGTTTGAAAACCATCGTTGGTTTGACTTGATTCGCAACTATAACGCGCAAGAGCTTGTGAACTACTTCAAGACTAAAAGTCAAGCCGATTACGGTAATGCACAGCTTTCCAATATCACCACGAAAGATCGCTATTATCCGATTCCTTTTGATGAGTATCAATTGGATCCTACCCGGATGTATCAAAACCCAGGATATTAA
- a CDS encoding peroxiredoxin translates to MSFTGKNFPNISVDAIDYLGDNISINVFEKAQAEGKKVLLFWYPKDFTFVCPTELHAFQEQAEEFAKRNTILIGASCDSAEVHFAWLNTAKDNGGIEGVEYPLIADTNRNLSSVLGILEMKEVEHPEYGTLVEGSAVSYRATYLIDETGKVFHESVNDMPLGRNVKEYIRLIDAYSHVQNHGEVCPANWEEGKEAMNATREGVASYLSAN, encoded by the coding sequence ATGAGTTTTACAGGCAAAAATTTTCCAAACATCAGCGTTGACGCAATTGACTACTTAGGCGATAACATCTCGATTAACGTATTTGAAAAAGCACAGGCGGAAGGCAAAAAAGTTTTACTTTTCTGGTATCCGAAAGACTTTACATTCGTTTGTCCTACAGAGCTACACGCTTTCCAAGAGCAAGCAGAAGAATTTGCTAAAAGAAATACAATTTTGATTGGTGCTTCTTGCGACTCTGCAGAAGTTCACTTTGCTTGGTTGAATACAGCAAAAGATAACGGTGGTATCGAAGGCGTTGAATATCCGTTGATCGCCGATACAAACCGTAACCTTTCCAGCGTTTTAGGTATTTTGGAAATGAAAGAAGTTGAACACCCAGAATACGGTACATTGGTAGAAGGCTCTGCAGTGAGCTACCGTGCTACATACCTTATCGACGAAACAGGTAAAGTGTTCCACGAGTCTGTTAACGATATGCCATTAGGTCGTAACGTTAAAGAATATATCCGTTTGATCGACGCTTATTCGCACGTACAAAATCACGGCGAAGTTTGTCCGGCAAACTGGGAAGAAGGTAAAGAAGCGATGAACGCTACACGTGAAGGTGTTGCTTCTTACTTATCAGCCAACTAA
- a CDS encoding SusC/RagA family TonB-linked outer membrane protein — MYSKPSRLLWLLLSLSATSLSASAYHPEVMSHINRIDENQQHLRGKVVDAQDNPIAGATVINNRTKESLQTSADGTFAIPGTVGDNLSVRYIGFNPADQQVIAQEGIVFVLESQSQAIDEVMVSIGYQRVRKSDVTGAIASVKAEELNLTAPKLSQALVGKVAGVQVMQTSGAPYDGTKIRVRGMGSINATSDPLYVIDGYPVGNNLNINPNDIETIDVLKDAASAAIYGSRAAAGVVLITTKRGKGGKNNVDYEVLTGFGQLSKKIDLLNAEQFIDLLIDGRNNAYRDLVVNRGGTWTDAMRSDNNATRVSRVGNAGSVSIPEEYYDFATATAKKSQYDTDWQDALYRNAPFQRHNLATYGGNDKTRYAMSAAYQDQQGIMLGTDQQTFNFRTNVDSRVNDRLTVGANVSFTYNDNNEVTTGRYDRSPSMAALIYLPTLPVYNEDGSYAQYLMGNLSANNFGIQNPENPLAYVTQIKNNRRGKRGLYNAFADFEILSGLNLKVNGGLSTYDEKYDYYKPTSLSDGNNPPFSDQAKTAAYADARTRSEIDKLVETTLTYNKTFNEKHQVNALLGYSVQRTDIDQILMRANGFQNDKIGEITDKGADPSNFQLIRGSATSPDTFKRITTLQSYFSRVMYNYDAKYFLSASFRTDGSSRFGSETKWGTFPSISAGWTLSNEEFYNNWLGAGSSIKLRASWGLSGNNNIGDYRNQTTMSSPGGVIIGDNVATGYWPNDFQDVGLGWESTSQYNGGLDIGLFNGRVNFMANLYRSRSFDLLFNQPVSAISGATAILTNMRNSKVENKGFDLQLDVALVKKEDFQLNFSGNMNVNRNKVLDLGGAATIMTNGAERSYITHITQEGSPIGMFYGFQVLGVATEENYRTVAPSAGSTNPLQPGDLYFEDVDGNGIVNDADKRVIGNPHPNFTYGFAFDASYKRFDIRASFNGSQGNMVLDGYDYYLYNMEGSGNQYADVAQRYRSAANPGNGEVYRASRAGTQSNSTRLSSFYLQDGSFLRMTNVLLGYNLPQALAEKMKIAGVRIYASVENPFTITKYKGYNPEPDYNQRGNLTPGVDYGLYPLVRGYNLGLKVTF; from the coding sequence ATGTATTCTAAACCATCCAGACTTCTCTGGCTGTTACTTTCTTTAAGCGCGACATCCCTATCTGCAAGCGCCTATCATCCCGAAGTAATGAGCCATATCAATCGTATTGATGAAAACCAGCAGCATTTACGAGGAAAAGTAGTAGACGCACAAGACAATCCTATCGCAGGAGCTACCGTTATCAATAACCGTACAAAAGAGAGCTTGCAGACAAGCGCTGACGGAACATTTGCTATTCCAGGTACTGTGGGAGATAACCTTTCCGTTCGATATATCGGCTTTAATCCGGCCGATCAGCAGGTTATAGCGCAAGAAGGTATCGTATTTGTGTTGGAGTCGCAGTCACAGGCGATTGATGAGGTCATGGTATCCATCGGTTATCAGCGTGTACGCAAATCAGACGTGACCGGGGCGATTGCCAGCGTGAAAGCCGAAGAACTAAATTTAACCGCACCAAAATTGTCACAAGCATTAGTCGGTAAAGTCGCTGGTGTACAAGTTATGCAAACATCTGGAGCACCTTACGACGGGACTAAGATTCGCGTTCGCGGTATGGGATCTATCAACGCCACGTCCGATCCTTTGTACGTCATTGATGGTTATCCGGTAGGCAACAATTTAAATATCAATCCCAACGATATCGAAACGATCGATGTTTTGAAAGACGCCGCTTCTGCTGCGATTTACGGTTCGCGTGCCGCTGCAGGTGTGGTTTTGATTACGACAAAACGTGGAAAAGGAGGTAAAAATAATGTCGATTACGAAGTTTTGACGGGTTTTGGCCAGCTTTCCAAAAAAATAGACTTACTTAATGCCGAGCAATTTATCGATTTGCTGATCGACGGTCGTAACAACGCCTACCGTGACCTTGTAGTCAACAGAGGCGGTACCTGGACTGATGCGATGCGTAGCGACAATAATGCCACACGCGTATCGCGCGTGGGCAACGCAGGATCGGTATCCATTCCTGAAGAATATTATGACTTTGCTACAGCTACTGCAAAAAAATCGCAGTACGACACGGATTGGCAAGATGCGCTGTATAGAAATGCGCCTTTTCAAAGACATAATCTCGCTACCTACGGCGGAAATGATAAAACACGCTACGCGATGAGTGCGGCTTATCAGGATCAGCAAGGTATTATGTTAGGTACTGATCAGCAAACGTTCAACTTTCGCACAAATGTGGATTCACGTGTTAATGATCGATTAACCGTCGGTGCTAACGTGTCATTCACTTATAATGATAACAACGAAGTAACGACCGGCCGCTATGACCGAAGCCCTTCGATGGCCGCATTAATTTACTTGCCGACACTTCCAGTGTACAACGAAGATGGCAGTTATGCACAATATTTAATGGGTAATCTTTCTGCGAATAATTTTGGTATTCAAAACCCGGAAAATCCATTGGCGTATGTTACACAGATTAAAAATAACCGTCGAGGTAAGCGTGGATTATACAATGCCTTTGCCGATTTTGAAATCTTAAGCGGATTAAATTTAAAGGTGAACGGTGGTTTATCTACGTATGATGAGAAATACGATTACTACAAGCCGACCAGCCTTTCCGATGGAAACAACCCGCCGTTTTCTGATCAAGCGAAAACAGCCGCTTATGCTGATGCGCGCACCAGAAGTGAGATTGACAAGCTAGTCGAAACCACATTGACATACAATAAAACCTTTAACGAGAAGCATCAAGTTAATGCGCTATTGGGCTATTCTGTGCAGCGGACGGATATTGATCAAATCCTGATGCGTGCCAACGGATTCCAGAATGATAAGATTGGCGAGATTACGGATAAAGGCGCAGATCCGTCCAATTTTCAGTTAATTCGGGGGTCTGCGACAAGTCCGGACACGTTTAAACGTATCACGACCTTACAATCGTACTTTAGCCGCGTAATGTACAATTACGATGCAAAATATTTCCTTTCCGCATCCTTCCGTACAGATGGCTCTTCGCGCTTTGGTTCGGAGACCAAATGGGGGACATTCCCCTCGATTTCTGCAGGCTGGACGCTATCCAATGAGGAATTTTACAACAATTGGTTAGGCGCTGGTTCATCCATCAAGCTTCGTGCAAGTTGGGGACTAAGCGGTAATAATAATATCGGCGATTACCGAAACCAAACGACCATGAGTTCTCCCGGTGGTGTGATTATTGGCGACAATGTGGCAACAGGTTACTGGCCAAATGATTTTCAGGACGTCGGTTTAGGATGGGAATCAACGTCGCAGTATAACGGAGGTTTGGATATTGGCTTGTTTAATGGCCGTGTTAATTTTATGGCCAATCTATACAGAAGTCGCTCGTTTGACCTATTGTTTAATCAGCCCGTGTCGGCAATTTCTGGTGCAACGGCTATCTTGACGAATATGCGCAATAGTAAAGTTGAAAACAAAGGTTTCGATTTACAGCTGGATGTGGCATTGGTTAAGAAAGAAGATTTCCAGTTGAATTTTAGTGGAAACATGAATGTAAACCGCAACAAAGTGCTTGATTTAGGCGGTGCGGCCACGATTATGACCAATGGTGCAGAGCGTTCCTACATTACGCACATCACGCAGGAAGGAAGTCCGATCGGCATGTTTTATGGTTTCCAGGTGTTGGGCGTAGCAACGGAAGAAAACTATAGAACGGTCGCTCCATCTGCGGGCTCGACAAATCCACTGCAACCTGGAGATTTGTATTTTGAAGATGTTGATGGAAACGGGATTGTGAATGATGCTGATAAGCGTGTTATCGGCAATCCTCACCCCAACTTTACGTACGGTTTTGCATTTGATGCTAGCTACAAACGTTTTGATATTCGCGCCTCGTTCAACGGCTCGCAAGGCAATATGGTGTTAGATGGTTATGATTATTACCTCTATAATATGGAAGGTTCTGGAAACCAGTATGCCGATGTTGCACAGCGTTACCGCTCGGCAGCAAACCCAGGAAACGGTGAAGTCTACCGCGCATCACGTGCCGGAACGCAAAGTAACAGTACGCGTCTTTCTTCATTCTACTTACAAGATGGCTCGTTCTTGCGCATGACCAACGTGCTCTTGGGCTACAATCTTCCGCAGGCCTTGGCCGAAAAAATGAAGATTGCTGGTGTTCGTATTTATGCCAGCGTAGAAAATCCATTTACGATTACCAAATACAAAGGTTATAACCCCGAGCCAGATTATAATCAACGCGGTAACTTAACGCCTGGTGTAGACTATGGTTTATATCCGCTGGTAAGAGGTTATAATTTAGGTTTAAAAGTAACATTCTAA
- a CDS encoding PIG-L family deacetylase, translated as MRRHYIGIFIASLFFNTTFAQAPASLSSSEVRLKIERLNVLGSVLYFAAHPDDENTKLIGYLAAERKVRTSYLSLTRGDGGQNLIGTEQGIELGLIRTQELLQARKIDGGEQYFASAYDFGFSKTYEETFRFWKKDDVLKEAVYIIRKLQPDVIITRFPPDERGGHGHHQASAILAHEAFIAAADPAIFPEQLKEVSVWQARRLLWNTASFMRMSGESQNQLKVDIGAFNPLLGKSYGEIAAESRSQHKSQGFGSASSNGKFIESFEYVTGEQAKNDLFDNVDLTWNRVAGSSAVQQAVNQLMTTFNDRAPENSLPQLANLWKALQQLPDGYWKNRKIKEVEDLALACAGIKIETISRLPRFVTGVAIPFQTEIIVRNPQVNVNVLQINKKKIDQILPTNEVVHLDAETAIAETSQPYWLVKPHSLGKFEVSQQYFGYPINPDLPQAQIDLDIAGIQLQIKQPITYRFVDPVRGEIHEFVEVVPALTASVDSRALLVPKGEKRNFVVDFQKNAKTVNEATITFGKLPKGWTTDTATFQLKFEPGQTIAQKTITITNESANEAASLTFLANGAALKDIHEIAYDHIPRQAWFPTTSVNIAPITLINPVKRIGYLMGAGDLLPEALRNLGSQVDLLSVNKLNRDILAQYDAIVCGIRLMNVEPRMDAILPALYAYVADGGVLLMQYNVNARLQVEQFAPKPFTLSRARVTEEDASVAFSDPNDPIWNYPNKITQADFDGWIQERGLYFAENIDKSYRTPLIMHDKKEAPHNGSLLIQKMGKGKFVYTGLSFFRQLPAGVPGASRLFVNLLAKEN; from the coding sequence ATGAGACGACATTACATCGGCATTTTCATTGCTTCACTTTTTTTTAATACGACGTTTGCACAGGCGCCTGCATCGCTTTCTTCTTCAGAGGTTCGATTGAAAATAGAACGATTAAACGTACTGGGATCTGTTCTCTATTTTGCCGCGCACCCGGATGATGAAAACACAAAACTGATCGGTTATCTTGCCGCAGAAAGAAAAGTCAGAACGTCGTATTTGTCGCTCACGCGAGGTGATGGCGGACAAAATCTTATAGGCACCGAGCAAGGCATAGAACTGGGCCTTATTCGTACGCAAGAACTGCTGCAAGCCCGCAAAATTGATGGTGGCGAGCAATATTTTGCGTCGGCATACGACTTTGGCTTTTCCAAAACTTACGAAGAAACCTTCCGTTTTTGGAAAAAAGATGACGTGTTAAAAGAGGCGGTATACATTATTCGCAAACTACAACCCGATGTCATTATCACCCGTTTTCCGCCCGACGAGCGTGGCGGTCACGGCCATCACCAGGCATCCGCCATTCTGGCGCATGAAGCATTTATTGCTGCAGCAGATCCCGCCATCTTTCCCGAGCAACTGAAAGAAGTTTCGGTATGGCAGGCAAGGCGCCTACTTTGGAACACCGCCAGCTTTATGCGCATGAGCGGCGAAAGCCAAAATCAACTTAAAGTCGATATCGGCGCATTTAATCCATTGCTAGGAAAATCGTATGGAGAAATCGCCGCAGAAAGTAGATCACAACATAAAAGCCAAGGCTTTGGTTCGGCTTCGTCTAACGGAAAGTTTATCGAATCGTTTGAATATGTAACTGGGGAGCAAGCCAAAAATGATCTTTTTGATAACGTAGACCTTACGTGGAATAGGGTAGCGGGTAGTTCGGCCGTCCAGCAAGCGGTTAATCAGCTGATGACGACATTTAACGATCGCGCGCCAGAAAATTCCTTGCCGCAACTGGCTAATTTATGGAAAGCTTTACAGCAGCTTCCCGATGGCTACTGGAAAAACCGAAAGATAAAAGAAGTAGAAGACCTTGCTTTGGCTTGTGCGGGCATCAAAATTGAAACAATCAGTCGCCTTCCACGCTTTGTTACCGGAGTAGCGATACCGTTTCAAACGGAAATTATCGTGCGAAATCCACAAGTCAACGTAAACGTTTTGCAAATCAACAAGAAGAAAATCGATCAAATATTGCCGACAAATGAAGTCGTTCATCTAGATGCAGAAACGGCTATCGCAGAAACTTCGCAACCTTATTGGTTGGTCAAACCGCATAGCCTGGGCAAATTTGAGGTGTCGCAACAATATTTCGGTTATCCCATCAATCCAGATCTGCCACAAGCACAGATCGATTTGGATATTGCGGGCATTCAACTGCAAATCAAACAACCGATAACCTATCGTTTTGTCGATCCTGTTCGTGGGGAAATCCATGAATTTGTCGAAGTAGTTCCAGCGCTCACCGCCAGCGTGGATAGCCGCGCTCTACTCGTTCCAAAAGGAGAAAAAAGAAACTTTGTTGTCGACTTCCAAAAAAATGCAAAAACCGTAAACGAAGCAACGATTACGTTCGGAAAACTGCCGAAAGGATGGACGACTGATACAGCAACTTTTCAACTTAAATTTGAGCCGGGTCAAACAATTGCGCAAAAAACGATCACGATTACCAATGAATCAGCCAACGAAGCCGCTTCGCTCACTTTTCTTGCCAACGGCGCTGCGCTAAAAGATATTCATGAAATTGCTTACGATCATATACCTCGACAAGCCTGGTTTCCGACAACAAGCGTCAATATAGCGCCTATTACGCTTATTAATCCCGTGAAACGCATCGGTTACCTGATGGGCGCTGGTGATCTGCTGCCGGAAGCGTTACGCAACCTCGGCAGCCAGGTTGATTTGCTATCGGTAAATAAACTGAATCGCGATATTCTCGCACAATACGATGCCATTGTTTGTGGTATCCGCTTGATGAACGTGGAGCCACGCATGGATGCGATTTTGCCAGCACTTTACGCCTATGTAGCAGATGGCGGCGTGCTGTTAATGCAATATAATGTGAACGCGCGGCTCCAGGTCGAACAATTTGCGCCGAAACCATTTACGCTTTCGCGTGCACGCGTGACAGAAGAAGATGCATCGGTTGCATTCTCTGACCCTAACGATCCTATTTGGAACTATCCGAACAAGATTACGCAAGCTGATTTTGATGGTTGGATACAGGAGAGAGGACTTTATTTTGCAGAAAACATCGATAAAAGCTATCGCACGCCACTCATCATGCATGATAAAAAGGAAGCTCCGCACAACGGATCGTTACTGATCCAAAAAATGGGAAAAGGGAAATTTGTTTATACAGGCTTATCTTTTTTCAGACAATTACCTGCAGGAGTTCCCGGAGCTAGCAGATTATTTGTAAATTTGTTAGCAAAAGAAAATTAA
- a CDS encoding DUF6952 family protein — protein sequence MKLPVIKHLIDFIEQNDVDFVLETIETLEALTEVSSLKDEELDVIGELISNMYGAVEVDKLIKDGTPKKEALNGFMKRVLGSIDK from the coding sequence ATGAAGTTACCAGTAATTAAACACCTCATTGACTTCATCGAGCAAAATGATGTCGATTTTGTTTTAGAGACGATTGAAACCTTAGAAGCATTAACCGAGGTATCTTCTTTAAAAGATGAAGAGCTGGATGTAATTGGCGAATTGATATCCAACATGTATGGCGCTGTGGAGGTGGATAAATTAATCAAGGATGGTACACCAAAAAAAGAAGCCCTTAATGGTTTTATGAAGCGTGTTCTCGGATCGATTGATAAATAA